A genomic stretch from Falco cherrug isolate bFalChe1 chromosome 1, bFalChe1.pri, whole genome shotgun sequence includes:
- the LOC129737517 gene encoding low-density lipoprotein receptor-related protein 4-like, translating into MDGDLDQPHSLVLQPLAGLLYWSEVGSHPRLMKASMDGSQRHVLLAQGLGWPTALALDLPTWRIFWLDEKLGSVGSAHLDGTSVKVLHLSWVRSPFAAVVCEEQLYWSERKAWSVQHVDKASGKNRTVLLKRHGQPHGLQVMHPALRPMVPNPCAARGCSHLCLLSAGRAGQCRCPTGLTLATNETTCLPLHDSAFALLVSPAAVTQVYLKDLPTTAGSQGLPPHQALPLAKVGRLSAIDYSVKDKSLYFAEVGGDSIGLLRLKDWGRLSWKLVVAVEGTVTSLALDWLSGNLYWIGGQPPSIHVAAPGGRWALELLSKGLQGAAWLALSPRASSMCFVTAAGSRRPGAAVECAAMDGTNRRAVWRKAWAPTSLAFGGIGTRLYWADCERGTISSVELNGSHYRVVREGLHGLSLFAIGEGFLLWSTTSNNGESICCALSGSSYCTRTQGFQQDLAQSAGAG; encoded by the exons ATGGATGGAGATCTGGACCAGCCCCACTCCCTTGTGCTTCAGCCTCTGGCAGG GCTGCTGTACTGGTCAGAAGTGGGGAGCCACCCGCGGCTGATGAAGGCCAGTATGGATGGGAGTCAGCGGCACGtgctgctggcccaggggctgggctggcccacAGCACTGGCCCTCGACCTTCCCACCTGGAGGATCTTCTGGCTGGATGAGAAGCTGGGTAGTGTCGGTTCTGCACACCTGGATGGCACCAGTGTGAAG gtcctgcacctgagCTGGGTCCGGAGCCCCTTTGCGGCGGTGGTGTGCGAGGAACAGCTCTACTGGTCAGAGAGGAAGGCATGGTCTGTGCAGCACGTGGACAAGGCCAGTGGCAAGAACAGGACCGTGCTGCTCAAGCGACACGGGCAGCCCCATGGCCTCCAG GTGATGCACCCAGCCCTGCGCCCTATGGTCCCCAACCCCTGTGCGGCACGTGGCTGCTCCCACCTGTGCCTGCTGAGCGCCGGGCGTGCTGGGCAGTGCCGCTGCCCCACTGGGCTGACACTGGCCACCAATGAGaccacctgcctgcccctccaTGATTCGGCCTTTGCCCTCCTGGTGTCACCGGCAGCCGTGACACAG GTCTACCTGAAGGACCTGCCCACGACGGCTGGATCCCAAGGCCTTCCCCCGCACCAGGCCCTGCCCTTGGCCAAGGTGGGCCGCCTGTCAGCCATCGACTACTCGGTGAAAGACAAAAGCCTGTACTTTGCAGAGGTGGGGGGCGACTCCATCGGATTGCTGCGCCTGAAGGACTGGGGCCGGCTGTCCTGGAAGCtggtggtggctgtggaggGCACCGTTACATCCCTGGCCCTGGACTGGCTTAGTGGGAACCTGTACTGGATTGGGGGGCAGCCGCCCAGCATCCATGTGGCAGCTCCCGGGGGACGGTGGGCCCTGGAGCTGCTCAgcaaggggctgcagggtgccGCCTGGCTGGCGCTGAGCCCTCGTGCCTCCAGCATGTGCTTTGTCACGGCGGCTGGCAGCCGCAGGCCGGGCGCTGCGGTGGAGTGCGCAGCCATGGATGGCACCAACCGCAGAGCCGTCTGGAGGAAAGCCTGGGCTCCCACTAGCCTTGCCTTCGGGGGTATTGGCACCCGGCTGTACTGGGCGGACTGTG AGAGAGGCACCATCAGCAGCGTTGAGCTGAATGGATCCCACTATCGTGTGGTGCGGGAAGGGCTGCACGGCCTCTCGCTCTTTGCCATCGGAGAAGGCTTCCTGCTCTGGAGCACGACCTCAAACAATGGCGAGTCCATCTGCTGTGCTTTGTCCGGCTCCTCCTACTGCACCAGGACACAGGG GTTCCAGCAAGATCTGGCACAGTCGGCTGGAGCGGGCTGA
- the LOC102057798 gene encoding very low-density lipoprotein receptor-like, with protein sequence MVRCDEGKCILESLMCNDEDDCLDGTDEPSTCGRSCFVRNGGCMETCADTHWGVQCSCGAGWELQADGQSCADVDECSLEYSPCSQLCHNTPGAFSCACLQGYTLWHGTTCEVADNATQVLVAVGQDLALLDVRTQAYRPLLSTETEPRALVYDLLRETYYWLTEEGELRARHPGKGTQPLYADAGEVNSISVDWFTGQLYWASSHPAAICAALGDGRGYVTVLGKDVAPEQLTVHPAARSLYWVNRGPRGRTVIATAGMDGSNRRELTVVSMEEPVGLNLDHVAGRLYWISEYKESIETLRIDGSGRHSFPGVLRSHTEPLSLAVFESRFFWTDGTELVSSTWTSPQEHAVLLRAPVSAFSVLHALQQPPQLSIVYASGEAIFLVQVGPGAHSRRVQEWKEPLHLQDVDWQRSVLYGTDDYGTLLRVVGHPGRREAIATRLPVCSARVDIRSGDLYWLACNRRDIGVIRASDMSPRILHRARSSIQHLFLDWRRGTLYWLARGQPLQQLSLSGGAPWDVWNETWPGDLPAAMDSRAFTLLWSSALGLRALSLTKRQAVTLAPSWSHGLVAAFEPYLVSANGTALLLWDRRTLALLLSVPAAGVQGVVAFVGSELQAVPPSKGSALPLPPPVTIPMKTTTSTTAAQPATSTRRPTPSKTTTALTTTPPPTSKATTTPTTASQPTPTKTTPAPTTARTTPTKTTPAPTTARTTPTKTTTVRPATTSTTATTRSLPAKTSAPRAAATTQYPTSPARVVPPTPPLPSSSAHPLTPVLHLSCPRTHVPCHDGTECVAQEYVCDGEKDCADGSDEDRCAQLCDTPGAFHCASGATCIEARERCDGTPQCPDASDETGCWSPTPECALRCDTATRCIPESWLCDGHADCLDYTDEQGCVPKECGPAEFSCRSGQCVALALRCDGDHDCRDGSDEEGCTVPRPLLCRTGEVACPHSKECVPEAWRCDGTADCGDGTDEQGCPWEEEPCGDQQWGCSHGRECIPDVWRCDGERDCTDGSDEAGCQPAPCQSHEYPCGLGACLNASLVCDRRQDCVDGSDEGGNCSVPCQRSCAHLCYPSPQGPRCWCDPGYRLAEDGLSCVDIDECVERGDGACSQTCLNAPGSYSCACLPGYLLEPDGRVCKLTGPEPMLLVAVQSELFSYGLRSGHWEILLATDKDRVVFSLDYDLVERKVFWMDLATESIRWQGLDLGKKGTVVKGGL encoded by the exons ATGGTGCGGTGCGACGAGGGGAAGTGTATCCTGGAGTCCTTGATGTGCAATGATGAGGATGACTGCCTGGACGGCACCGATGAGCCCAGCACATGTG GTCGGAGCTGCTTTGTACGCAATGGGGGCTGCATGGAGACATGTGCTGACACGCACTGGGGAGTGCAGTGTTCctgcggggctggctgggagctgcaggcagacgggcagagctgtgctg ATGTGGACGAGTGCTCCCTGGAGTacagcccctgcagccagctgtgccacaACACCCCAGGCGCTTTCAGCTGTGCCTGCCTCCAGGGCTACACCCTGTGGCATGGCACCACCTGTGAAGTGGCAG ACAACGCGACACAGGTcctggtggctgtggggcaggaccTAGCCCTTCTGGATGTGCGGACCCAAGCCTACCGGCCCCTGCTCTCCACTGAGACCGAACCCCGTGCCCTGGTGTATGACCTGCTCCGAGAAACCTACTACTGGCTGACAGAGGAGGGCGAGCTCCGTGCTCGCCACCCGGGAAAGGGCACACAGCCCCTATATGCAG ATGCTGGGGAGGTGAACAGCATCTCTGTGGACTGGTTCACTGGGCAGCTGTACTGGGCCAGCAGCCACCCTGCAGCCATCTGTGCGGCACTGGGCGATGGTCGGGGCTATGTgacagtgctggggaaggatgTGGCACCAGAGCAGCTGACAGTGCACCCAGCTGCAAG GTCACTGTACTGGGTCAACCGCGGGCCAAGGGGCCGAACAGTCATTGCTACAGCCGGCATGGACGGGTCAAACCGGCGGGAGCTCACAGTGGTGTCCATGGAGGAGCCTGTGGGGCTGAATCTGGACCATGTGGCTGGCAGGCTGTACTGGATCAGCGAGTACAAGGAG TCCATCGAGACGCTGCGGATAGATGGCAGCGGGCGCCACTCCTTTCCTGGTGTTCTGCGCAGCCACACGGAGCCACTGAGCCTGGCTGTGTTCGAGAGCCGGTTCTTCTGGACCGATGGCACAGAGCTGGTGTCATCCACCTGGACCTCTCCACAGGAGCACGCAGTGTTGCTCCGTGCCCCTGTCTCAGCTTTTTCTGTGTTACACgcactgcagcagcctcccc AGCTGTCCATCGTGTATGCATCAGGGGAGGCCATCTTCCTGGTGCAGGTGGGTCCTGGAGCACACAGCAGACGGGTGCAGGAGTGGAAGGAGCCACTCCACCTGCAAGATGTGGACTGGCAGAGGTCAGTGCTCTACGGGACAGATGACTATGGGACGCTGCTGCGTGTTGTGGGGCACCCTGGCAGGAGAGAGGCCATTGCGACTAGGCTGCCAG TCTGCTCTGCCCGTGTGGACATCCGCTCAGGGGACCTGTACTGGCTTGCATGTAACCGGAGGGACATCGGGGTGATCCGGGCATCTGACATGTCCCCACGCATCCTGCACCGTGCTCGCAGCAGCATCCAGCACCTCTTCTTGGACTGGCGGCGGGGCACGCTGTACTGGCTAGCCCGtgggcagcccctgcagcagctgagcctgTCTGGAGGTGCTCCGTGGGATGTCTGGAACGAAACGTGGCCTGGAGACCTGCCTGCGGCCATGGATAGCAGAGCCTTCACCCTGCTCTGGAGCTCAGCCCTGG GCCTGCGGGCGCTCAGTCTGACCAAGCGGCAAGCAGTCACCCTGGCACCCAGCTGGTCCCACGGCCTCGTGGCTGCCTTCGAGCCATACCTGGTGTCGGCAAACgggacagctctgctgctgtgggaccGGAGGACGCTGGCCCTCTTGCTGTCCGTGCCGGCAGCAGGCGTGCAGGGAGTGGTGGCTTTCGTGGGCTCAGAGCTGCAGGCTG TGCCACCAAGCAAGGGGTCTGCCCTGCCACTCCCTCCACCTGTGACCATCCCTATGAAGACAACCACAAGCACCACTGCTGCTCAGCCCGCAACCTCCACCAGGAGACCTACACCAAGCAAGACCACCACTGCACTCACCACTACTCCTCCACCAACCAGCAAGGCTACCACAACACCAACAACTGCCAGCCAGCCCACACCAACCAAGACCACCCCTGCACCAACCACTGCCCGGACCACACCAACCAAGACCACCCCTGCACCAACCACTGCCCGGACCACACCAACCAAGACCACCACTGTGCGGCCAGCCACCACCAGTACCACCGCCACCACTCGGTCCTTGCCAGCCAAGACCTCTGCCCCAAGAGCAGCTGCTACCACCCAGTACCCAACCAGTCCTGCACGGGTAGTACCACCTACCCCACCCCTCCCGTCCAGCTCTGCGCACCCCCTGACCCCAGTTCTCCATCTGTCCTGTCCTCGCACACACGTGCCCTGCCATGATGGCACCGAGTGTGTGGCCCAAGAGTATGTGTGTGATGGGGAGAAGGACTGTGCAGATGGTTCTGATGAGGACAGGTGTGCTCAGCTCTGTGACACCCCAG GAGCCTTCCACTGTGCCAGCGGAGCCACCTGCATTGAGGCCAGGGAGCGCTGCGATGGGACGCCACAGTGCCCTGACGCCTCAGATGAGACAGGCTGCTGGAGCCCCACACCGGAGTGCGCCCTGCGCTGTGACACCGCCACCCGCTGCATCCCCGAGAGCTGGCTGTGCGATGGCCATGCCGACTGCCTGGACTACACCGatgagcagggctgtg TGCCGAAGGAGTGTGGCCCGGCTGAGTTCTCCTGCCGGAGTGGGCAGTGCGTGGCCCTGGCCCTGCGCTGTGATGGAGACCATGACTGCCGGGACGGCTCGGATGAGGAAGGCTGCACCGTGCCCCGGCCGCTGCTCTGTCGCACCGGTGAGGTGGCATGTCCCCACAGCAAGGAGTGTGTGCCAGAGGCCTGGCGCTGTGACGGTACTGCTGACTGTGGGGACGGCACAGATGAGCAG GGCTGTCCCTGGGAGGAAGAGCCGTGTGGGGACCAGCAGTGGGGATGCTCCCATGGCCGTGAGTGCATCCCTGATGTCTGGCGCTGTGATGGGGAACGTGACTGCACGGATGGCAGCGACGAGGCTGGCT gccagcctgctccctgccagagCCACGAGTACCCGTGTGGGCTGGGGGCCTGCCTGAATGCATCCCTGGTGTGCGACAGACGGCAGGACTGCGTGGATGGCTCAGATGAGGGGGGGAACTGCTCTGTGCCCTGCCAGCGGTCCTGCGCGCACCTCTGCTACCCCTCGCCCCAGGGCCCT CGGTGTTGGTGTGACCCAGGCTATCGCCTGGCCGAGGACGGTCTGTCCTGTGTGGACATAGACGAGTGTGTGGAGCGGGGTGATGGAGCCTGCAGCCAAACGTGCCTCAATGCGCCGGGGTCCTACAGCTGTGCCTGTCTCCCTGGCTACCTGCTGGAGCCCGACGGCCGTGTCTGCAAACTCACCG GACCAGAGCCCATGTTGCTGGTGGCTGTGCAGTCAGAGCTGTTCTCCTATGGCTTGCGGAGTGGGCACTGGGAGATTCTGCTGGCCACTGACAAGGATCGCGTTGTCTTCTCACTCGACTATGACCTGGTGGAGAGGAAAGTCTTCTGGATGGACCTGGCCACAGAGAGCATCCGCTGGCAGGGCCTTGACTTGGGCAAGAAAGGCACAGTAGTGAAAGGTGGGCTGTGA
- the LOC114015247 gene encoding protein crumbs homolog 2-like → MEQELVAMRIYSQFSQEGTNGCAKNNGGCAQLCLPNPTGRLCRCSPGYHLVRGVACTLALPCRAPLQACPDLQGCISREQVCDGRPDCLDGSDEADCPSIEMGTQVPVVAPSGMSHVEEQKPALPTAAPKPRQPGPSLPTTSGPWEYGKPFLEPPSTEEVLGAMPCSSETCNLRGDCAIEAGRVTCHCALGYRGDYCEEAEVQPVAGPIVLGVAVLLLLTAAAVGALAYMRRRDGRRRTSSTASTRVLTLYHRESDPEEEDEEEELPPKSDTFVNEAYDGKEVSSIWWRPW, encoded by the exons ATGGAGCAGGAGTTGGTCGCCATGAGGATTTACAGCCAGTTCTCACAGGAAG gCACCAACGGCTGTGCAAAGAACAACGggggctgtgcccagctgtgcctgcccaACCCCACAGGGCGGCTGTGCCGCTGCTCCCCCGGCTACCACCTGGTGCGTGGGGTGGCGTGCACGCTGGCACTGCCCTGCCGAGCCCCGCTCCAGGCCTGCCCTGACCTCCAGGGCTGCATCTCTAGAGAGCAGGTCTGCGATGGGCGCCCCGACTGCCTTGATGGCTCTGATGAGGCTGACT GTCCCTCCATAGAGATGGGAACACAGGTCCCCGTGGTGGCACCATCAGGAATGTCCCATGTGGAAGAACAAAAACCAGCCTTACCCACAGCTGCACCCAAGCCTCGGCAGCCCGGCCCCAGCCTGCCCACCACCTCTGGCCCATGGGAGTATGGAAAGCCCTTCCTGGAACCCCCCAGCActgaggaggtgctgggggcCATGCCATGCAGCAGCGAAACGTGTAACCTGCGTGGGGACTGCGCCATCGAGGCTGGGCGAGTGACCTGCCACTGTGCCCTGGGCTATCGTGGCGACTACTGCGAGGAGGCAGAGGTGCAGCCCGTGGCAGGACCTATCgtcctgggggtggctgtgctcctgctgctcactgctgctgctgtgggggcCCTGGCCTACATGCGGAGGCGGGACGGGCGGAGGAG gaCCTCAAGCACTGCCTCCACTCGGGTGCTGACCTTGTACCATCGCGAAAGTGACCCtgaggaagaggatgaggaggaagagCTTCCCCCCAAGAGTGATACCTTTGTGAATGAAGCTTACGATGGGAAAGAGGTGAGCAGCATCTGGTGGAGGCCCTGGTAG
- the CLDN23 gene encoding claudin-23 has product MRTPTVMIVGLVLCPCGLLLTLTGTLAPNWRQVSLIPNQPIDLVLEHGIWDMCREQQSSHDRRCGQADELGYFEQVPVRVAQGMMPTSLVLTLVGLLVATLGVRCWQKEPRHPLAGAAGLVLLLSGLLSLVPASWYTHELWALPAPAGSTLVVGYSLVLSYLGSCLEILGGLTLALSFHHCCKEHRTPRLPPSPVLEAGSCSTVGAYHNPRDVLEDERDGQQRSTLPCDSDF; this is encoded by the coding sequence ATGCGGACACCGACGGTGATGATCGTGGGGCTGGTGCTGTGCCCCTGTGGGCTCCTGCTGACGCTCACGGGCACGCTGGCACCCAACTGGAGGCAGGTGAGCCTCATACCCAACCAGCCCATTGACCTCGTCCTGGAGCACGGCATCTGGGACAtgtgcagagagcagcagagcagccacgACCGCCGCTGCGGGCAGGCTGATGAGTTGGGCTACTTTGAGCAAGTACCCGTGCGGGTGGCCCAAGGGATGATGCCCACCTCACTGGTGCTCACCCTCGTGGGGTTGCTGGTGGCTACCCTGGGGGTTCGCTGCTGGCAGAAGGAACCACGGCACCCGCTGGCTGGGGCGGCAGGGCTTGTGCTGCTCCTCTCGGGGCTGCTGAGCCTCGTGCCTGCCTCCTGGTACACCCACGAGCTGTGGGCGCTGCCCGCACCGGCTGGCAGCACCCTGGTTGTAGGCTACAGCTTGGTGCTGAGCTACttgggaagctgcctggagaTCCTGGGGGGGCTGACCCTCGCCCTCAGCTTCCATCACTGCTGCAAGGAGCACAGgacccccaggctgccccccagccctgtgctggaggctgggtCGTGCTCCACCGTTGGGGCTTACCATAATCCCCGGGATGTGCTGGAGGACGAGCGAGATGGACAGCAGAGGAGCACCCTGCCTTGTGACTCTGACTTCTAG